One genomic segment of Sander lucioperca isolate FBNREF2018 chromosome 10, SLUC_FBN_1.2, whole genome shotgun sequence includes these proteins:
- the nod1 gene encoding nucleotide-binding oligomerization domain-containing protein 1 isoform X3, which translates to MSRDTCFIMSYGQQEESRLEDLYTDTLMELLNDCNESLGFLESLDQLLGDHAVFNPQGETIYVMGDAGVGKSILLQKLQNLWSKKELQTDAIFFFKFRCRMFSIIKDTEQISLRDLLFKYNCSPDQDPDHEVFDYILRFPEKVLFTFDGYDEIQTNDLMNVAEVVSPEAKAHPLQLLVSLLCGKLLQGSHKVLTARTGTEIQSRVIRKKVALRGFSPAHLKTYIHLHFKEQEHRELVSVQLDASPHLCGLCSTPLFCWIVFKSFRHLHTMHDSFHLPETCITLTDIFLLLSEVFLSRSASPAPSLLKKSTRCASDTFKAGLRPLAAFAKLALQVLERGSFICSQEEISVCGLTEEDLTLGFLRPVSEYDASGGPATFEILHITLQSFLAAFALVLDEQAAASSILKFFTECSRKRESSCLPFDFCICGSSKSSEKHPFATNDHLQFTNLFLCGLLSKAHSGLMEHLVSPVLLKKKRALLKSYLSTSVKSHLHGLPHYNGEEGRKVHVLPNFLWMLRCIFETGSKDIAQMTAKGITAGFIKLGYCNVYSGDCTALNFVLQHRQKLLGLDMDNNNISDYGVMQLRPSFSKMTVVRLCVNQLSDSSMEVLAEELCKHKVVEVLGLYNNHITDVGAKLVAQIIETCPKLRILKFGKNKITGVGARFLASAIQKSTSIFDVGMWGNSVGDEGAEAFAEALRRHPSLTNLSLAANSITSKGGKCLAEALKENSVLRIFWLVQNELTDEAAPHFAQLVQVNTGLCHLWLISNQFTVDGIKQLAEALTHNTALKEICVKGNQLSEEEEKQFVAENRLRFH; encoded by the exons ATGAGCCGGGACACGTGCTTTATCATGTCATACGGCCAGCAAGAGGAGAGCCGTCTGGAGGACCTTTACACTGACACACTGATGGAACTGTTGAACGACTGCAATGAGAGTTTGGGCTTCTTAGAGAGTCTGGACCAGCTCCTAGGAGACCATGCGGTCTTCAATCCCCAAGGGGAAACCATCTATGTGATGGGGGATGCCGGTGTGGGCAAATCCATCCTCCTACAGAAGCTCCAGAACCTCTGGTCCAAGAAAGAGCTGCAGACGGACGCCATCTTCTTCTTTAAGTTCCGCTGTAGGATGTTCAGCATCATCAAGGACACAGAACAGATCTCCCTCCGAGACCTTTTGTTCAAATACAACTGCTCTCCAGATCAAGATCCAGACCATGAGGTGTTTGACTACATCCTGCGCTTCCCGGAGAAGGTTCTTTTTACATTTGATGGCTACGATGAGATTCAGACGAATGACCTGATGAATGTTGCTGAAGTGGTGTCTCCAGAAGCCAAGGCACACCCCCTCCAGCTGCTCGTCAGCTTGCTCTGTGGCAAACTACTCCAGGGCTCCCATAAGGTGCTGACGGCCCGGACAGGGACCGAGATCCAGAGTAGGGTGATCAGGAAGAAGGTGGCTCTGCGCGGCTTCTCCCCAGCTCATCTGAAGACCTACATCCATCTGCACTTCAAGGAGCAGGAGCACCGAGAGCTGGTGTCAGTCCAGCTGGATGCTAGCCCCCACCTCTGCGGCCTCTGCTCCACCCCGCTCTTCTGCTGGATTGTATTCAAGAGCTTTAGGCACCTGCACACCATGCATGACAGCTTCCATCTGCCTGAAACCTGCATCACACTCACGGACATCTTCCTGCTGCTGTCTGAGGTGTTCCTCAGCCGCTCAGCCTCGCCTGCACCGTCCCTGCTGAAGAAAAGCACTCGCTGTGCCTCCGACACATTCAAAGCTGGGCTCCGACCTCTCGCAGCATTTGCCAAACTAGCACTTCAGGTTTTGGAGAGAGGTAGCTTCATTTGCAGCCAAGAGGAGATCAGTGTGTGCGGCCTGACAGAGGAGGACCTGACCCTGGGCTTTCTTCGACCCGTCAGTGAGTATGATGCCAGTGGAGGCCCTGCTACATTTGAAATCCTTCATATCACCCTCCAGTCTTTCCTGGCGGCATTTGCTCTGGTGCTGGATGAGCAGGCTGCTGCCAGCTCCATCCTCAAGTTCTTCACCGAGTGCAGCAGGAAAAGAGAATCGTCCTGTCTGCCTTTTGACTTCTGCATCTGTGGCTCCTCAAAGTCCAGTGAAAAGCATCCATTTGCAACTAATGACCACCTTCAGTTCACTAATCTGTTCCTGTGTGGACTGCTGTCCAAGGCTCACAGCGGCCTGATGGAGCATCTGGTGTCTCCAGTGTTATTAAAGAAAAAACGGGCCTTACTGAAGTCCTACCTTTCCACCAGTGTAAAGTCCCACCTCCATGGCTTACCCCACTACAACGGCGAAGAGGGCAGGAAAGTTCACGTTCTGCCCAACTTCCTGTGGATGCTGAGGTGCATCTTTGAGACGGGGAGCAAAGACATCGCTCAGATGACAGCGAAAGGCATCACAGCGGGCTTCATCAAGCTGGGCTACTGTAACGTGTACTCAGGGGACTGCACGGCCCTGAACTTTGTGCTGCAGCACCGGCAGAAGCTGCTGGGCCTCGACAtggacaacaacaacatcagcgACTATGGGGTGATGCAGCTGAGGCCCTCCTTCAGTAAGATGACGGTAGTGAG ATTGTGCGTCAACCAGCTGTCTGACAGCAGCATGGAGGTTCTGGCAGAGGAGCTGTGTAAGCACAAAGTGGTGGAGGTCTTGGG GCTTTACAACAACCACATCACAGATGTTGGAGCCAAGCTGGTTGCTCAGATAATTGAGACATGTCCAAAGCTGCGAATCCTCAA GTTTGGTAAAAACAAGATCACTGGTGTTGGTGCGAGGTTTTTGGCCAGTGCGATTCAGAAGAGCACTTCTATATTTGATGTGGG AATGTGGGGGAACAGCGTCGGCGATGAGGGAGCAGAAGCATTTGCAGAAGCTTTGAGGCGCCACCCCAGTCTGACCAACCTCAG TCTCGCAGCCAATAGCATCACATCTAAAGGTGGGAAGTGCCTGGCAGAAGCGCTGAAAGAGAACAGTGTCCTCAGGATATTCTG GTTGGTGCAGAATGAGTTGACTGATGAAGCAGCTCCACACTTTGCCCAGTTGGTCCAGGTGAACACAGGTTTATGCCACCTCTG GTTAATCAGCAACCAGTTCACTGTGGATGGGATCAAACAGCTCGCTGAGGCCCTTACTCACAACACAGCACTCAAAGAAATATG TGTGAAGGGAAACCAGCTctctgaggaggaagagaaacagTTTGTGGCAGAGAATAGGCTGCGGTTCCACTGA